One region of Camelina sativa cultivar DH55 chromosome 6, Cs, whole genome shotgun sequence genomic DNA includes:
- the LOC104792520 gene encoding pentatricopeptide repeat-containing protein At2g37320 has product MSCLRKHHCRAFSYIQSRSSYTRSLNRDLTKEATEVERRARALRVLDIISSKSGGASSNRQNHFGFVQEFLQTDSRRFIGSAISDDFDLSRTKNGVSSVLKEVMLEGSSSFVNGGMQQRDGWSFDAYGLSSAVRSCGSSGDFRTGYGFHCLAIKGGFISDVYVGSSLVVLYRDSGDVESAHKVFEEMPERNVVSWTAMVSGFAQEWRVDLCFKLYSKMRDSTSDPNDYTFTALLSACTGSGALGQGRSVHCQTLRMGFKSYLHISNALISMYCKCGDLKDAFRIFDLFSNKDVVSWNSMIAGYAQHGLATQAIELFEVMMPKSGTKPDAITYLGVLSSCRHAGLVKEGRKFFNLMEEHGLKPELNHYSCLVDLLGRFGLLQEALKLIEDIPMEPNSVIWGSLLFSCRVHGDVWTGIRAAEERLMLEPECAATHVQLANLYASVQYWKEAATVRKMMKDKGLRTNPGCSWIEINNNVFMFKAEDGSNCRMPDIALVLHCLVDHMEFL; this is encoded by the coding sequence atgTCTTGTCTGAGAAAACATCATTGTAGAGCTTTCAGTTATATTCAATCTCGATCTAGCTACACTCGATCACTGAATCGTGATTTAACCAAGGAAGCAACTGAAGTCGAGAGACGAGCTCGTGCACTGAGAGTTTTAGATATCATATCTTCGAAATCTGGTGGAGCATCATCGAATcgtcagaatcattttggtttcGTTCAGGAATTTCTACAAACAGATTCGAGGCGATTCATAGGTTCAGCGATTTCAGATGATTTTGATCTCTCGAGAACCAAAAATGGCGTTTCGAGCGTGCTTAAAGAAGTTATGTTAGAGGGTTCTTCAAGCTTTGTCAATGGCGGTATGCAGCAGCGTGATGGGTGGAGTTTCGATGCTTATGGTTTATCGTCCGCCGTGAGGTCTTGTGGGTCGAGTGGTGACTTTAGAACAGGTTATGGGTTTCACTGTTTGGCGATTAAAGGTGGGTTTATCTCAGATGTCTACGTTGGAAGTTCTTTGGTTGTGTTGTATAGAGATTCTGGTGACGTGGAGAGTGCACATAAAGTGTTTGAAGAAATGCCTGAGAGGAACGTCGTTTCGTGGACGGCTATGGTTTCAGGGTTTGCGCAGGAATGGCGTGTGGATCTCTGTTTTAAGCTTTATTCAAAGATGAGAGATTCAACTTCTGATCCGAATGATTATACATTCACGGCTCTCTTGAGCGCTTGCACGGGAAGTGGAGCTCTAGGGCAAGGGAGAAGCGTGCATTGCCAGACACTTCGAATGGGTTTTAAGTCGTATCTTCATATATCAAATGCTCTGATATCAATGTACTGCAAATGCGGTGATTTGAAGGATGCTTTTCGTATATTTGACCTGTTTTCGAACAAAGACGTTGTCTCTTGGAACTCTATGATTGCTGGTTACGCGCAGCACGGCCTTGCAACGCAAGCAATCGAGCTTTTTGAAGTAATGATGCCTAAAAGCGGAACAAAGCCTGATGCAATCACATATCTAGGAGTCTTGTCATCGTGTAGACACGCGGGTCTGgttaaagaaggaagaaagttCTTCAATTTGATGGAGGAACACGGCCTGAAACCAGAGCTCAACCATTACTCTTGTCTGGTAGATCTTCTCGGGAGATTTGGCTTGTTGCAAGAAGCCCTGAAGCTGATCGAGGACATACCAATGGAACCAAACTCAGTCATATGGGGATCTCTGCTTTTCTCTTGCCGTGTTCACGGCGATGTGTGGACTGGAATCAGAGCTGCAGAGGAACGGCTGATGCTTGAACCTGAATGTGCAGCCACGCATGTTCAGCTGGCGAATCTTTACGCCAGTGTCCAATACTGGAAAGAAGCGGCGACagtgaggaagatgatgaaagaTAAAGGACTGAGGACGAATCCAGGTTGTAGTTGGATCGAGATCAATAAcaatgttttcatgtttaaaGCCGAAGATGGTAGCAACTGTAGAATGCCAGATATtgctcttgttcttcattgtcTTGTAGATCACATGGAGTTCCTCTAG
- the LOC104792522 gene encoding protein ALUMINUM SENSITIVE 3-like — MDLDWEDFFKDYEWLIVFLKGMVKPAAALAVVLLAVVLSYSQNLSLEGEMIYSVFRSFVQLSVIGFVLQFIFNQENSGWIILAYLFMVSVAGYTAGKRAKHVPRGKYVAGVSILAGTSITMFMLVVLNVFPFTPRYMIPVAGMMVGNAMTVTGVTMKQLRDDIKMQLNLVETALALGATPRQATLQQVKRALVISLSPVLDNCKTVGLISLPGAMTGMIMGGASPLEAIQLQIVVMNMMVGAATVSSITSTYLCWPSFFTKAYQLQTHVFCSD; from the exons ATGGATCTGGATTGGGAAGATTTTTTCAAGGATTACGAATGGCTCATCGTGTTTCTGAAAGGCATGGTGAAGCCTGCCGCGGCGCTCGCGGTTGTTCTTTTGGCTGTGGTTCTTTCCTACTCGCAGAACCTCTCTTTGGAAGGAGAAATGATATACTCTGTTTTCAGATCGTTTGTTCAGCTCTCTGTTATCGGATTTGTCCTTCAGTTCATCTTCAACCAAGAAAACTCCGGCTGGATCATCCTCGCTTATCTCTTCATG GTCTCTGTCGCCGGTTACACTGCCGGAAAACGTGCTAAGCACGTGCCACGTGGAAAATACGTAGCCGGAGTATCTATCCTCGCCGGAACTTCAATCACGATGTTCATGCTCGTTGTCCTCAACGTCTTCCCTTTCACTCCGAGGTACATGATCCCAGTCGCCGGAATGATGGTCGGAAACGCCATGACGGTCACCGGAGTTACAATGAAACAGCTTCGAGATGATATCAAGATGCAACTCAAcctg GTGGAGACAGCATTGGCACTAGGAGCAACGCCAAGACAAGCGACGTTGCAACAGGTGAAGAGAGCATTGGTGATATCTCTATCTCCGGTTTTGGATAACTGCAAAACCGTTGGGTTGATCTCTCTACCAGGCGCAATGACTGGTATGATAATGGGTGGTGCGTCGCCTCTTGAAGCTATTCAGCTTCAGATCGTAGTCATGAACATGATGGTTGGAGCAGCCACGGTTAGTAGCATAACCTCTACGTATCTTTGTTGGCCATCCTTCTTCACTAAAGCTTACCAGTTACAAACTCATGTCTTCTGCTCagattga
- the LOC104792523 gene encoding ABC transporter G family member 2 — translation MSGLLGKLSPSKRVTSNNDLPLFYVNQTSMEPQRCPRDTPRVSVTFAELLMNVEDARNDQSTTRRTLEMASPITSSASSFDTWTSAPASSLSSSPFVLSFNDLTYSVKSQKRFNPLACYGKSRNGSSVNTKILLNSISGEAHEGEMMAVLGASGSGKSTLIDALANRIAKDSLKGSITLNGEVLESRLQKVISAYVMQDDLLFPMLTVEETLMFSAEFRLPRSLSKKKKKARVQALIDQLGLRNAAKTVIGDEGHRGVSGGERRRVSIGIDIIHDPIILFLDEPTSGLDSTSAYMVIKVLQRIAQSGSIVIMSIHQPSYRIMGLLDKLIFLSRGNTVYSGSPTHLPQFFSEFEHPIPENENKTEFALDLIRELENSAEGTKTLVEFHKQWRAKQAPSYNNRNTNVTLKEAITASISRGKLVSGATNNTSNLTTSFQTFANPFWIEMIVIGKRAILNSRRQPELLAMRLGAVMVTGIILATMFTNLDNSPKGVQERLGFFAFAMSTTFYTCAEAIPVFLQERYIFMRETAYNAYRRSSYVLSQSIISIPALIFLSASFAATTFWAVGLAGGSSGFLFFYLTILASFWAGSSFVTFLSGVVSNVMLGFTVVVAILAYFLLFSGFFISRDRIPLYWIWFHYLSLVKYPYEGVLQNEFEDPTKCFVRGVQIFDNSPLGQVSEAMKLTLLKSMSGVLGINVTAETCVTTGIDILKQQGITDISKWNCLWITVAWGFFFRVLFYFTLLIGSKNKRR, via the coding sequence atgtCTGGCTTGCTCGGTAAATTATCTCCATCCAAACGTGTAACTAGCAACAATgatcttcctctgttttatgTGAACCAAACGTCCATGGAGCCTCAAAGATGTCCAAGAGACACGCCTAGAGTCTCTGTCACATTCGCGGAGCTTCTTATGAACGTGGAGGATGCAAGGAATGACCAAAGTACAACTCGCCGGACACTGGAAATGGCCTCACCTATCACTTCTTCTGCATCATCTTTCGATACATGGACTTCAGCTCCAGCTTCTTCGTTATCATCTTCCCcgtttgttctttcttttaacGACTTGACCTATAGTGTGAAGAGCCAGAAGAGGTTCAATCCCCTTGCTTGCTACGGGAAGTCACGAAATGGTTCCTCCGTGAACACTAAGATACTACTGAACAGTATTTCAGGTGAAGCACATGAAGGGGAGATGATGGCGGTTCTTGGAGCTAGTGGTTCTGGTAAATCAACACTAATCGATGCATTAGCCAACCGGATCGCAAAAGACAGTCTCAAAGGCTCTATCACCTTAAACGGAGAAGTTCTTGAATCCCGTCTACAGAAAGTCATATCGGCTTACGTGATGCAAGACGACCTTCTCTTCCCAATGCTTACCGTGGAGGAAACTCTAATGTTCTCTGCAGAGTTCAGACTCCCTCGTTCACtctccaagaaaaagaagaaagcaagagTTCAAGCTCTGATTGACCAACTAGGCTTAAGAAACGCTGCAAAAACAGTGATTGGTGATGAAGGCCACAGAGGTGTGTCTGgaggagaaaggagaagagTTTCAATTGGAATCGACATAATCCATGACCCGATTATACTCTTTCTCGACGAACCAACCTCGGGACTTGACTCCACTAGTGCATACATGGTTATCAAAGTGCTTCAGAGAATCGCACAAAGTGGCAGCATAGTTATCATGTCGATCCATCAGCCAAGTTACAGAATCATGGGTTTGCTAGATAAGTTAATCTTCCTTTCAAGAGGTAACACGGTCTACAGCGGCTCACCAACACATCTCCCTCAGTTCTTCTCAGAATTCGAGCACCCGATTCCTGAAAAcgagaacaaaacagagttcGCACTCGATCTCATCCGTGAGCTAGAAAACTCAGCGGAAGGAACCAAAACACTCGTCGAGTTCCACAAGCAATGGCGAGCAAAGCAAGCACCAAGCTATAACAACAGAAACACCAACGTAACCCTCAAAGAAGCGATAACAGCAAGTATCTCTAGAGGGAAACTTGTCTCAGGGgcaacaaacaacacatcaaaccTAACAACCTCATTCCAAACATTCGCAAACCCTTTCTGGATCGAAATGATCGTCATAGGCAAACGCGCTATACTAAACTCAAGAAGACAACCAGAGCTCTTGGCAATGCGGCTAGGAGCCGTAATGGTCACAGGAATCATCTTAGCCACAATGTTCACTAATCTAGACAATTCCCCAAAAGGAGTCCAAGAACGTTTAGGGTTCTTCGCATTCGCAATGTCCACAACATTCTACACATGTGCTGAAGCTATCCCCGTCTTCTTACAAGAACGTTACATATTCATGAGAGAAACAGCTTACAACGCTTACCGAAGATCCTCATACGTTCTCTCTCAATCCATAATCTCAATCCCTGCTTTAATCTTCCTCTCCGCGAGCTTCGCCGCCACAACGTTCTGGGCAGTTGGACTCGCCGGTGGATCCAGCGGgttcctcttcttctacctcACGATCCTCGCCTCGTTCTGGGCAGGAAGCTCCTTCGTAACGTTCCTCTCCGGAGTTGTCTCCAACGTGATGCTCGGATTCACAGTCGTCGTAGCGATCTTAGCCtacttcctcctcttctccgGATTCTTCATCTCCAGAGATCGTATCCCACTCTACTGGATCTGGTTTCATTACCTCTCCTTAGTGAAATACCCTTACGAAGGAGTGTTGCAGAACGAATTCGAAGATCCGACGAAATGCTTTGTCAGAGGAGTTCAGATATTTGACAACTCGCCGCTGGGGCAGGTCTCCGAGGCGATGAAACTGACTCTGTTGAAGAGCATGAGCGGTGTATTGGGGATCAATGTGACGGCGGAGACGTGTGTGACGACTGGGATTGATATATTGAAGCAGCAAGGGATTACGGATATAAGTAAATGGAATTGTTTGTGGATCACGGTTGCATGGGGTTTCttctttagggttttgttttattttacacTCTTGATTGGGAGCAAGAACAAACGGAGGTGA
- the LOC104792517 gene encoding uncharacterized protein LOC104792517, producing MSMTIDHSIYNTKCRTNFASKKMEEEEEKEGLRTVECLRGRLLAERQVSRSAKEEAEIITRKMEELERNLKEEIRLREKAEKRLKHLMKKLKFIKGSHSSEGSDQLSSSEVSCVSSVCTSASKEEEEENHEKGAAEEKKSDHATDSVASMEDDSGSKLKDVSSGEASVVASTSSHEEESQAGNEFSWCSDAT from the exons ATGAGTATGACCATTGATCACTCCATTTACAACACAAAATGCAG AACAAATTTTGCAAGtaagaagatggaagaagaagaagaaaaggaaggtCTGAGAACTGTGGAATGTTTAAGAGGGAGACTACTTGCAGAGAGGCAAGTTTCAAGATCTGCCAAAGAAGAGGCAGAGATTATTACCAGAAag ATGGAAGAGTTGGAGCGTAATCTGAAAGAAGAGATCAGATTAAGGGAAAAAGCAGAGAAGAGACTAAAGCATCTGATGAAGaaacttaaatttattaaagGGTCACACAGTTCGGAGGGATCAGATCAATTGAGTTCATCTGAAGTTTCTTGTGTATCATCGGTTTGCACTTCGGCctccaaggaagaagaagaagaaaatcatgAAAAGGGAGCTgcggaagaaaagaaaagtgatCATGCAACTGACAGTGTTGCTTCTATGGAAGATGATTCAGGTTCAAAGCTCAAAGATGTTTCTTCTGGTGAAGCAAGTGTTGTTGCTTCAACCTCAAGTCATGAAGAAGAATCACAGGCTGGTAATGAGTTCTCTTGGTGCTCAGATGCAACTTAA
- the LOC104792521 gene encoding serine/arginine-rich splicing factor RS2Z33 has product MPRYDDRYGNTRLYVGRLSSRTRTRDLERLFDRFGRVRDVDMKRDYAFVEFSDPRDADDARHYLDGRDFDGSRITVEFSRGAPRGSRDYDSRGPPPGSGRCFNCGVDGHWARDCTAGDWKNKCYRCGERGHIERNCKNSPKKLRRSGSYSRSPVRSRSPPRRRRSPSRSLSRSYSRSRSPVRRRERSVEERSRSPKRMDDSLSPRGRDRSPVLDDEGSPKIIDGSPPPSPKLQKEDGSDRDGGSPQDNENGRNSGAGGDSPREDRSPVDDDYEPNRASPRGSESP; this is encoded by the exons ATGCCTCGCTACGATGATCGCTATGGGAACACTCGTCTTTACGTTGGTCGCTTATCATCTCGTACTCGTACCCGAGACCTTGAACGTCTTTTCGACAGATTTGGAAG AGTTCGCGATGTGGATATGAAGCGAGATTATGCTTTTGTT GAATTCAGTGATCCCCGTGATGCTGATGACGCAAGACATTACTTGGATGGACGCGACTTTGATGGAAGTCGCATCACTGTGGAGTTTTCCAGAGGG GCACCTCGTGGTTCTCGGGATTATGATAGCAGAGGCCCACCTCCTGGGTCTGGTCGCTGTTTTAACTGTGGTGTTGACGGTCATTGGGCTCGAGACTGCACAGCAGGGGACTGGAAGAACAAGTGTTACCGTTGTGGAGAGAGAGGACACATTGAGAGAAACTGCAAAAACAGCCCCAAGAAGCTTAG GAGGAGTGGAAGCTACTCCAGGTCACCTGTAAGATCCCGTTCTCCTCCTCGTCGTAGAAGAAGCCCAAGCCGGAGTCTTAGCCGAAGCTACAG TCGATCAAGATCCCcggtgagaagaagagagaggagtgTGGAGGAGAGATCACGCAGTCCGAAGCGAATGGATGACTCTCTCTCACCAAGAGGCCGAGATCGTAGTCCGGTTCTTGATGATGAAGGCAGCCCAAAGATCATTGATGGGAGCCCGCCACCATCTCCAAAGCTTCAGAAGGAAGATGGTTCAGACCGTGATGGTGGTAGCCCCCAAGACAATGAGAATGGCAGAAACTCTGGAGCCGGCGGTGACAGCCCAAGAGAGGACCGTAGCCCTGTTGATGATGATTACGAGCCAAACCGTGCTTCCCCTAGAGGAAGCGAGTCCCCTTAA
- the LOC104792518 gene encoding pentatricopeptide repeat-containing protein At2g37310-like yields the protein MKLGFEIQRALLGLLNKAAVDGGAYGHLIQHFTTRHRLPLHALQLHARIVVFSVTPDNFLASKLINFYTRENRFRQALHVFDEITVRNAFSYNALLIAYTSREMYYDAFSLFLSWNGSSGAARPDSVSISCVLKALSGYDGFLFGSLARQVHGFVIRGGFDSDVFVGNGMITYYTKCDNIESARKVFDEMSERDVVSWNSMISGYSQSGSFEDCKELYQRMLRCPDLKPNGVTVISVLQACGQSSDLVFGMEVHKKMIENHIQMDLSLCNAVIGFYAKCGSLDYARALFDEMNEKDSVTHGAIISGYMAHGLVNEAMALFSEMENIGLSTWNAVISGLMQNNHHEEVISSFREMIRCGSRPNTVTLSSLLPSLTYSSNLKGGKEIHAFAIRNGADSNIYVTTSIIDNYAKLGFLPGAQRVFDNCKERSLIVWTAIITAYAVHGDSDSACRLFEQMQCLGTKPDNVTLTAVLSAFAHSGDSDKAQDIFDSMVTKYDIEPGVEHYACMVSVLSRAGKLSNAMEFIARMPIEPIAKVWGALLNGASVLGDVEIARFACDRLFEMEPENTGNYTIMANLYTQAGRWEEAENVRDKMTRIGLKKIPGTSWIETDKGLRSFIAKDSSCERSEEMYDVIEGLLESMSDKEYIMKQELDETY from the coding sequence ATGAAGTTGGGATTCGAAATTCAACGAGCCTTGCTAGGCTTGCTAAACAAAGCGGCGGTCGACGGCGGCGCGTACGGCCACCTCATCCAGCACTTTACTACCCGTCACCGACTTCCTCTCCACGCGCTTCAGCTTCATGCGCGCATTGTCGTCTTCTCCGTCACGCCTGACAACTTCCTCGCTTCCAAGCTCATCAATTTTTACACCAGGGAGAATCGGTTCCGCCAAGCACTCCATGTGTTCGACGAAATTACCGTTCGGAATGCTTTCTCTTACAATGCACTTCTCATCGCGTATACTTCGCGTGAGATGTATTACGATGCTTTTTCGTTGTTCTTGTCTTGGAATGGCTCTTCCGGTGCCGCCAGACCAGATTCTGTTAGTATCTCTTGTGTGTTGAAGGCCCTGTCCGGTTATgatggttttttgtttggttcactGGCTCGACAAGTTCACGGGTTTGTTATTCGAGGTGGGTTTGATTCCGATGTCTTCGTGGGCAATGGGATGATCACGTACTATACAAAGTGTGATAACATCGAGTCTGCGAGGaaagtgtttgatgaaatgtctgagaGAGATGTTGTTTCGTGGAATTCTATGATTTCCGGGTATTCTCAAAGTGGGTCTTTTGAGGACTGTAAAGAGTTGTATCAAAGGATGTTACGTTGCCCTGATTTGAAGCCTAATGGAGTCACTGTAATAAGCGTATTGCAGGCTTGTGGACAATCAAGTGATCTTGTTTTCGGGATGGAAGTTCACAAGAAGATGATTGAGAATCATATTCAGATGGATTTATCCTTGTGTAATGCTGTGATTGGGTTTTATGCTAAATGTGGTAGCTTGGATTATGCAAGAGCATTGTTTGATGAAATGAATGAGAAAGACTCTGTTACGCATGGGGCTATCATTTCAGGTTATATGGCTCATGGTCTTGTCAATGAAGCAATGGCTTTATTTAGTGAGATGGAAAACATTGGTTTGAGTACTTGGAATGCTGTGATTTCGGGTCTTATGCAGAACAATCATCATGAGGAGGTTATAAGCTCATTTAGGGAGATGATAAGATGTGGCTCTAGGCCAAACACAGTGACTCTTTCGagccttcttccttctttgacATATAGTTCAAATCTGAAAGGGGGTAAGGAAATCCACGCTTTTGCTATCCGTAATGGTGCTGACAGCAATATATATGTGACTACCTCCATCATAGATAACTATGCCAAATTAGGATTTTTGCCAGGAGCTCAAAGGGTTTTTGATAACTGTAAAGAGAGGAGCTTGATCGTTTGGACTGCAATTATAACAGCATATGCTGTTCATGGGGACTCTGATTCTGCTTGTAGACTGTTTGAACAAATGCAATGTCTTGGAACTAAGCCAGACAATGTCACACTAACAGCTGTTCTTTCAGCTTTTGCGCACTCTGGAGATTCAGATAAGGCGCAGGACATATTTGATTCTATGGTAACAAAGTATGACATTGAGCCTGGAGTTGAGCACTATGCTTGTATGGTAAGTGTTCTCAGCCGGGCTGGAAAACTTTCGAATGCAATGGAGTTCATTGCTAGGATGCCAATCGAACCGATTGCTAAAGTGTGGGGTGCATTGTTGAATGGAGCTTCAGTTCTTGGTGATGTGGAGATTGCTAGGTTTGCTTGTGATCGCTTATTTGAGATGGAACCTGAAAATACAGGGAACTACACTATCATGGCGAATTTGTACACTCAAGCAGGGAGATGGGAAGAAGCGGAAAATGTAAGGGATAAGATGACCAGAATTGGATTGAAGAAAATCCCTGGAACTAGCTGGATCGAAACTGATAAAGGATTACGTAGTTTCATTGCGAAAGACAGTTCGTGTGAGAGAAGCGAAGAGATGTATGATGTAATAGAGGGTTTACTTGAGTCAATGAGCGACAAAGAGTATATCATGAAACAAGAGCTTGATGAAACTTATTGA
- the LOC104792524 gene encoding centromere-associated protein E-like encodes MSWLRSAVNKAVEVGGKNNITRTVRNVADSVVLTAGNAVSEGAKLIQDRIGSRNVKSFSLAVKRLEEVSVSSRGNERVQLLRRWLVALREIERLTYSCFEHSERNNHKADHDPNSSDEASKDSPKNFSTVYYVDPGLGEPMTFRDVFLHSEALEGMVLSMILEAPNEEEVQLLLELFGLCLSGEKEAHEAVIQNVQDLATVFLKYKDEVLAKREELLQYVQGAIGGLKISADLARVDTEAHTLMEKLDKTKLKVLEQASNEDASKTAGSTAASTEALREILEQVRTFSKLEALLLRKKSLGNVDSLQCHSEKIDKLKVLSESLLNSTSKAEKRIVDHRSQKEEALSYRVSKTNEVSQLEKDVAAELKKLEILKDDLEAELKRVNTSITSARARLRNAQEEREQFDNASNEILMHLKSKEEELTRSITSCRVEADVVNKWIKFLEDTWILQSKFSQQKENQVSGQMERYSDHFIDLIVQLLSFYKEQLDPSIPKIRRVVESLEPSKGLEAEKITDSMDTKPIDSRKQLEKEYLDLEAKFVTTLSVVDAMKKPFYSQTEGISRKDDKRVKELFEALDKTKEEFEAIERPLLDIESPSRTSSSRSPSLKVTHETPLSDTVLKLSADDDSPDSRKGSSEKEEDPAKKQLELELDDGEEFLADEINDWEFDALDDTLTSKTSS; translated from the exons ATGTCGTGGTTGAGATCGGCGGTAAACAAAGCAGTAGAAGTCGGCGGGAAGAACAACATCACACGAACCGTTCGCAATGTCGCCGATTCCGTCGTCCTTACAGCCGGCAATGCCGTTTCCGAAGGCGCTAAACTGATCCAGGATCGCATC GGATCGAGGAATGTGAAGAGCTTTAGTCTCGCGGTGAAGAGGTTAGAAGAGGTTTCGGTTTCTTCGAGAGGTAACGAGAGAGTGCAGTTGTTGAGAAGATGGCTCGTTGCTCTaagagagatcgagagattAACTTATTCTTGTTTCGAGCATAGCGAACGTAACAATCACAAAGCTGATCATGATCCTAATTCTTCTGATGAAGCCTCCAAGGATTCTCCTAAGAATTTCAGCACC GTTTATTACGTTGATCCTGGTCTTGGTGAGCCAATGACTTTTCGTGATGTGTTTCTTCATAGTGAGGCACTTGAAGGGATGGTATTATCTATG ATTTTGGAAGCGCCGAATGAGGAAGAAGTCCAGCTGCTTCTTGAACTGTTTGG GCTCTGTTTATCAGGAGAGAAGGAAGCTCACGAAGCAGTGATTCAAAATGTGCAGGACTTAGCAACGGTGTTTTTGAAGTACAAGGATGAAGTTCTG GCAAAGCGTGAGGAACTGCTTCAATATGTTCAAGGTGCTATTGGAGGGCTAAAAATCAGTGCTGATCTTGCAAG AGTAGATACTGAAGCCCATACTCTGATGGAGAAACTCGATAAGACGAAGCTCAAGGTTCTCGAGCAGGCTTCAAATGAAGATGCTTCAAAAACCGCTGGAAGCACTGCTGCATCAACAGAG GCTCTCCGAGAAATTCTTGAGCAAGTTCGCACTTTTTCAAAGCTAGAAGCACTTTTACTTAGGAAAAAGTCATTAGGCAATGTTGATTCTCTTCAATGCCACAGTGAGAAG ATCGATAAACTGAAAGTTCTGTCAGAATCCTTACTCAACTCTACCTCGAAAGCAGAAAAGCGAATCGTGGATCACAG AAGCCAAAAGGAAGAAGCTCTTAGCTACCGGGTTTCAAAAACTAATGAAGTTAGTCAGCTGGAAAAG GATGTAGCGGCAGAATTAAAGAAACTTGAGATTCTCAAGGATGATCTTGAAGCTGAGCTGAAAAGG gTCAACACCTCAATAACGTCTGCCCGGGCTCGCCTTCGCAATGCCCAAGAAGAAAGAGAGCAGTTCGATAATGCAAGTAATGAAATTCTTATGCACCTGAAGTCAAAG GAAGAAGAGCTGACTCGTTCAATAACTTCATGCCGAGTAGAGGCAGATGTTGTAAATAAATGGATCAAGTTTTTGGAAGATACTTGGATTCTCCAGTCTaaattttctcaacaaaaagaaaaccaagtGAG TGGTCAGATGGAGAGATATAGTGACCATTTCATCGATCTGATTGTTCAACTCCTCTCTTTCTACAAG GAACAACTGGATCCTTCAATACCCAAGATCCGAAGAGTCGTGGAAAGTTTGGAACCTAGTAAAgg GTTAGAAGCAGAGAAAATCACAGACAGTATGGATACAAAGCCAATCGATTCTAGAAAACAGCTTGAGAAGGAGTATCTTGACCTTGAAGCTAAG TTTGTAACAACATTAAGTGTTGTGGATGCGATGAAAAAGCCATTCTATTCACAGACCGAAGGTATCTCCAG GAAAGACGATAAAAGAGTGAAGGAACTATTTGAGGCAttggacaaaacaaaagaagagtttGAGGCTATTGAACGTCCGCTTCTGGATATTGAGTCTCCTTCtagaacctcttcttcacgCTCACCGTCCCTGAAAGTGACGCACGAGACTCCACTTTCGGATACAGTCCTGAAACTATCCGCTGATGATGATTCGCCCGACAGTAGAAAGGGATCCtcagagaaggaagaagacccGGCAAAGAAACAACTCGAGCTGGAACTGGATGACGGAGAAGAGTTCTTGGCAGATGAAATCAATGACTGGGAATTCGACGCTCTTGATGACACTCTGACCTCAAAAACCAGTAGCTGA